TCGCACTGCCGAAAGCCAGCCCGACCTACTACCTCACGGCCTCCCTGGCCATCACCTTTCCGTTCAACATTATTGTCGGGCTGCCGCTGTACCACTTCATTGCCACCAGGGTCTATGGGCTGTAGGTCTGAAAAGGAGGACACCGATGAAAACATCTGAGATGAAGCTTGTGGTGATTATCACCGAAGATGAGCTGGAGCCACGTCTGACGAAGGAAATCCTGGCATTGGGGGCGCGTGGCTATACGGCCAGCCGGGTGCGCGGCGAGGGCTGGCACGGCGCGCGGAAGAGCGAGTGGGAAGGGGAGAACGTCCGGATTGAGACCATCGTGCCGGAGCCCATTGCCAACAGCATTCTGGCGCACATCGCCGATCGCTACCTGCCACACTATGCCACCGTGGTTTACATGCAGACCGTAAGCATCCTGCGCGTTGAAAAGTTCACATAGCGTGACACTCTGGTCGTGACCCGCCAGCGTCTGGAGAGGTTGCCTTCACAGCCTGGTGCCAGGAATTTCTGTGCAGCTTTTGACTTGCTTTCCAACTGAAACTAGAATGTTGACAAGCCAAAAACGAGGCGGCTTTTCACATTCCTGACCGTTTATTCAGTTCACAGAAAGCAGTCGCATGGCATCCAATGATCTCCGGAGCAGTTCCTCCGGATCGCATCTCGCTCATGCTCCATCAAACCGTGGCCGGGTAGCGATCTTCATTGATGGCAATAACCTGTTTCACGCCGCGCGGTCGGCTGGCGTCGAAATAGACTACGCCAAGCTCCTGGCCTACCTCCGGGGGGAGGACCCGCTGCTGCGGGCCTTCTTTTATACCGGAGTGGACCAGCAGGCGGAGCGCCAGCAGGGGTTTCTGCTCTGGATGCGCCGCAACGGCTACCGTGTCGTACAGAAAGAACTCAAAACCTTCCCGGATGGCACCAAGAAAGCCAACCTCGATGTCGAAATTGCCGTGGACATGCTGTCACTGGCCGACAAGTACGACACGGCTATCCTCGTCAGCGGGGATGAAGACTTTACGTACGCCCTCAATGTCATTGCCTACAAAGGAGTACGGGTTGAGGTGGCTGGCTTCCGCGCCAACACCTCACCGCGCCTGATTGATGTTGCCGACCGCTTTCACGAACTGGACGGCATCGTGGCTGACATCAGCAAGTCTCCAAGCAAGCGGGACTCACAACAGACAGAAGCTCTGCGTCCAAGTGGAGAGTGGTCACTTTCGCCGGATCGCCCGGCTGAGAAACCCGAATTGAGTGAAGCCGCTGCCTCTCCGGCAGAAACCGGCAGCGTTGAAATGCTTGATGAACAACCCAGTCAGCCACCGGTTCCAAGGGGCACGGGCGAACTTGTCGGAAAACCCGCCCAGCCGACGGAAACGGCACCAGCGGGAACAGCACCCCCGGAAACAGTGCCGGCGGCTGTCGAACCACCGCCTGTCACCGTGGACAATATCGTTGTGGGGGCGCTCCAGTCCGGCGAGCATCCCGTTGTGATGGCTGACGAGGCATGGGCAGCATCGGAACTGCCAACCGAAATGATACCCAGTCCTGCCCTGGAACCGTCTGCCTTTACACCTTCAACGGAACTGCCTGAAGCCGATGCGTCGGAATCCGGCACTGAGGGCGATATGCCCGGCGGTGGCGTGCCAGGGACCGGGCAAAGCCCGGAGGTCGGGCACCACTGAACGGCGGCCGGCCTCGGGGTTATGACAGCCAAAGGCCCTACGGCAGGTTTCCCGTCAACACAAATGGCCCAAGGTGCGGCCCGGGCTGATTGAGACAGGTTTCAAGCGCCAGCCTGAGCAGCGGACGGAGGTCCTCCGGCGGCAGCACGGCATCGCAGAAACCGCGCGCTGCCGCAAACCGGGCATCGAGCTGCGCTTCGTAGGTGGCCCGAACCGCATCCATTTCCGCCTGCAAGTCCGCGTCCGGCGATTTTCCTTCCGCCTTGAGCCGTTCCAGTTGGGCTGAAAACAGCGCCATGACGGCCGATTCACCTTCCATGACGCCCATGCGTCCGGTGGGCAGCGAGAAGATGAAGTTCGGATCGAAACCCTGTCCGGCCATGGCGTAGTAACCGGCGCCCGACGCATGGTTGACCGTCAGCACCAGCTTGGGCACGGTGGCTGTCGCCATGGCTTCAACGAAGTGAGCGCCGGCGCGGATGATGCCGGACTGCTCGGCTTCGACGCCCACCATAAAGCCTGACACATCCTGCACGAAAAGCAGGGGCAGGCGGTGCCGGTTGCAGGTTTCGATGAAGTAGGCCACCTTCTCGGCACTCTCCCGATAGACAATGCCGCCAAAGCGCGGCGGCCGGTCGCCGGTGGACTTGATGAGGCCCCGCCGGTTGGCAATCAACCCAACCGGGATGCCTTCGACCCGCGCGTGGGCGCAAATCATTTCACGGGCGTAATCGGCCTGAAACTCGTCGAAGGAATCAGCATCCAGCAGGGTGTCGAGCAGGGCTTCAACATCGTAGGGA
This window of the Chloracidobacterium sp. N genome carries:
- a CDS encoding P-II family nitrogen regulator; the encoded protein is MKTSEMKLVVIITEDELEPRLTKEILALGARGYTASRVRGEGWHGARKSEWEGENVRIETIVPEPIANSILAHIADRYLPHYATVVYMQTVSILRVEKFT